In Phaeobacter inhibens DSM 16374, the following proteins share a genomic window:
- a CDS encoding Gfo/Idh/MocA family protein yields MTEIGIGILGGGYMGKAHAVAMAAVGAVFNTALRPRLEMVCATTPASAERYRRAYGFQRATDDWQLLVNDPKVEAIVIASPQQTHRVVAEAAFALGKPVFCEKPLGASLADSRAMVAAAAASGCPNMVGFNYIRTPASQYARQLIADGLIGEVTWFRGEHTEDFYADPDAPATWRTEGEANGTMGDLAPHMINGAMALIGPITELIAEVETVHKDRPGGRVTNDDQGQMMCRFANGAMGQMFFSRIATGRKMGYAYEITGTKGAIRFDQEDQNALWLYLSEGDEATRGFRKILTGPAHPDYLPFCQGPGHGTGYQDQILIEARDFLRAIEAQTPVWPTFEDGMAVNQVIAAAMAASEARSWQTVSTF; encoded by the coding sequence ATGACCGAAATCGGCATCGGAATTCTCGGCGGGGGCTACATGGGCAAAGCGCATGCCGTCGCCATGGCCGCAGTGGGCGCTGTGTTCAACACCGCTTTGCGCCCGCGTCTGGAAATGGTCTGCGCCACGACCCCAGCCAGTGCAGAGCGGTACCGGCGGGCCTATGGGTTTCAACGCGCAACAGACGACTGGCAGCTGCTGGTCAACGACCCCAAGGTTGAGGCGATCGTCATCGCATCTCCACAGCAAACCCATCGTGTCGTCGCAGAAGCAGCCTTTGCGCTGGGCAAACCCGTTTTTTGCGAAAAGCCGCTGGGCGCATCACTGGCTGACAGTCGTGCCATGGTGGCAGCGGCGGCGGCGTCGGGATGCCCCAATATGGTCGGGTTCAACTACATTCGAACCCCTGCCAGCCAATATGCGCGTCAGCTGATTGCAGATGGCCTGATCGGAGAGGTGACCTGGTTTCGTGGCGAGCATACCGAAGATTTCTATGCCGACCCGGATGCCCCCGCGACATGGCGCACGGAGGGCGAAGCCAATGGGACCATGGGCGATCTGGCGCCGCATATGATCAATGGTGCGATGGCGCTGATCGGGCCGATCACGGAACTCATCGCAGAGGTTGAGACCGTTCATAAGGACCGCCCCGGTGGCCGTGTCACCAATGACGACCAGGGGCAGATGATGTGCCGTTTTGCCAATGGAGCGATGGGGCAGATGTTCTTTAGCCGCATCGCGACAGGTCGCAAGATGGGCTATGCCTATGAAATTACGGGAACAAAAGGTGCGATCCGGTTCGATCAAGAGGATCAGAACGCGCTTTGGCTCTATCTCAGCGAGGGCGACGAGGCCACGCGTGGTTTCCGTAAGATCCTGACTGGCCCTGCGCATCCCGACTATCTGCCATTTTGCCAGGGGCCGGGGCACGGCACCGGTTATCAGGATCAGATCCTGATCGAGGCGCGCGATTTCCTGCGCGCCATTGAAGCACAGACACCGGTCTGGCCAACGTTTGAGGACGGTATGGCCGTAAACCAGGTGATTGCTGCTGCCATGGCCGCCTCTGAAGCGCGGTCCTGGCAAACTGTATCCACGTTCTAA
- the iolD gene encoding 3D-(3,5/4)-trihydroxycyclohexane-1,2-dione acylhydrolase (decyclizing), which translates to MTTPPKTIKLTTAQAIIRWLSNQFIEVDGEELRLCGGGFGIFGHGNVTCLGEALYEARDALPLYRGQNEQSMGFAAAGYAKQWLRQRFMFCTASAGPGTSNLLTSAALAHANRLPMLMLCGDTFLTRLPDPVLQQMENFNDPTFGVNDAFKPVSRYWDRITHPAQILQSLPAAIATMLDPGDCGPAFLGLPQDVQGWTYDYPEVFFEKKIHRIRRVTPDASEIAEAAAALRGAKRPMVIAGGGVQYSRAVAELTAFAEAHQIPVVETIAGRANLRDTHPLNVGPIGVTGSDSANAIAAEADVILAVGTRLQDFTTGSWTAFAQGAQFISVNAARHDAGKHRSLPVVGDAQRALRDLGAACEGYSTPQDWVARVQEERHSWVAYVADNVSYGDNRPNSYAQAIGVVNALCNPKDRVVAAAGGLPAEVTANWRTLEPGTVDVEFGFSCMGYEIAGAWGARIAQAEREPDRDTIVFVGDGSYMMLNSDIYSSVLSQKKLIILVLDNGGFAVINKLQNNTGNASFNNLLEDCPTIPEAFGVDFASHAASMGALTETVANPAELGEAFKRAQASDRTTVIVMKVDAYEGWTTEGHAWWEVGTPHTTNDPKVQEAHVDWESSRSKQRRGV; encoded by the coding sequence ATGACGACGCCGCCGAAAACGATAAAACTGACCACCGCCCAGGCCATCATCCGATGGCTGTCCAATCAGTTCATAGAGGTCGATGGCGAGGAGTTGCGCCTTTGTGGCGGCGGCTTTGGCATCTTCGGTCATGGCAATGTGACCTGCCTGGGCGAAGCGCTCTACGAGGCGCGTGACGCGCTGCCGCTCTATCGCGGCCAGAATGAGCAAAGCATGGGCTTTGCAGCAGCTGGATATGCCAAGCAATGGCTGCGCCAGCGGTTCATGTTCTGCACCGCCAGTGCCGGCCCGGGCACATCAAACCTCCTCACCTCTGCGGCGCTGGCCCATGCCAACCGCTTGCCGATGCTGATGCTTTGTGGCGATACCTTTCTTACCCGCCTGCCGGATCCGGTCTTGCAGCAGATGGAGAATTTCAACGATCCGACCTTTGGCGTGAACGATGCCTTCAAGCCCGTGTCGCGCTATTGGGATCGCATCACGCATCCGGCGCAGATTCTTCAATCGCTGCCTGCCGCAATTGCGACCATGCTGGATCCCGGCGACTGCGGCCCCGCCTTCCTCGGTTTGCCGCAGGATGTGCAGGGATGGACCTATGATTACCCAGAGGTATTCTTTGAGAAGAAAATCCATCGCATTCGCCGTGTTACACCGGATGCTTCCGAGATTGCCGAGGCTGCTGCCGCGCTGCGTGGCGCCAAACGGCCGATGGTCATCGCAGGCGGCGGGGTGCAATACAGCCGCGCCGTGGCGGAGTTGACCGCCTTTGCCGAAGCACATCAGATCCCGGTTGTTGAAACCATCGCCGGTCGCGCCAACCTGCGCGACACCCATCCACTTAATGTCGGCCCTATCGGGGTCACCGGATCGGACAGCGCCAATGCGATTGCCGCGGAGGCGGATGTGATCCTTGCGGTGGGCACCCGGCTACAGGATTTCACGACCGGCTCCTGGACAGCATTTGCACAGGGTGCCCAATTTATCTCTGTCAACGCTGCCCGGCATGATGCAGGCAAGCACCGCTCGCTCCCCGTTGTCGGCGACGCTCAGCGCGCCCTGCGCGACCTTGGTGCCGCTTGCGAAGGGTACAGCACCCCGCAAGACTGGGTGGCCCGCGTGCAAGAAGAGCGCCACAGCTGGGTGGCCTATGTAGCTGACAATGTCTCCTACGGAGACAATCGACCCAATTCCTATGCACAGGCCATTGGCGTGGTAAATGCGCTCTGCAATCCGAAGGACCGTGTGGTTGCGGCGGCTGGTGGCCTTCCGGCCGAAGTGACCGCAAACTGGCGCACATTGGAGCCAGGCACCGTCGATGTGGAGTTCGGCTTCTCCTGCATGGGGTATGAAATTGCCGGGGCCTGGGGGGCACGCATCGCCCAGGCCGAGCGTGAACCAGACCGTGACACCATCGTCTTTGTCGGTGACGGATCCTACATGATGCTGAACTCTGATATCTATTCCAGCGTTCTCAGCCAGAAGAAACTGATCATTCTGGTCCTGGACAACGGCGGCTTTGCGGTCATCAACAAGTTACAGAACAACACTGGTAACGCCAGCTTCAACAACCTGCTGGAGGATTGCCCAACCATTCCCGAAGCCTTTGGCGTTGATTTTGCCAGCCATGCGGCCTCGATGGGGGCACTCACCGAAACCGTCGCCAACCCAGCAGAGCTGGGAGAGGCGTTCAAACGCGCGCAAGCAAGCGACCGTACCACAGTCATCGTGATGAAGGTGGACGCCTATGAGGGCTGGACCACCGAAGGCCACGCCTGGTGGGAGGTAGGCACGCCACATACCACCAATGACCCCAAAGTGCAGGAGGCCCATGTCGATTGGGAATCCAGCCGTAGCAAGCAGCGGCGGGGCGTATGA
- a CDS encoding class II fructose-bisphosphate aldolase: MTIATLAEVLQPALRDGYAVAGLVTLGWEDMRAYVAAAEAEGVPVILQAGPSCRAHTPLPILGKMFRHLAEGASVPVVAHLDHGYTAEDCRIAIDSGFTSVMFDGSRNALEDNIAETAAIVGMAHAAGVSCEGEIGFVGYSGGEGSAGTDPEEARQFAQETGVDAMAISVGNVHLQQDKEGGLDIDRIRAIEAITEVPLVIHGGSGVPVAQRKMLARESRICKFNIGTELRMAFGAAMRDAVNSDPDRFDRVSILSETHDPVVAAARSVLRAFKGETQC; the protein is encoded by the coding sequence ATGACCATTGCAACTCTGGCTGAGGTCCTACAACCGGCCCTGCGCGATGGCTATGCCGTCGCCGGGCTGGTGACGCTGGGCTGGGAAGACATGCGCGCCTATGTGGCTGCTGCTGAAGCCGAAGGCGTGCCGGTCATCCTGCAGGCCGGCCCGTCCTGTCGCGCCCATACGCCGCTACCGATCCTGGGCAAGATGTTCCGCCATCTGGCCGAAGGCGCATCGGTCCCAGTGGTCGCCCATCTCGACCATGGCTACACGGCTGAGGACTGCCGCATTGCCATCGACAGCGGCTTTACCTCTGTGATGTTCGATGGCTCGCGCAACGCTTTGGAAGACAACATCGCTGAAACCGCCGCCATCGTCGGTATGGCACATGCCGCAGGCGTGTCTTGCGAGGGAGAGATCGGCTTTGTCGGCTACTCGGGCGGCGAAGGATCCGCGGGTACCGACCCGGAGGAGGCACGGCAATTCGCACAGGAAACAGGCGTTGATGCCATGGCGATCTCGGTCGGCAATGTGCATCTGCAACAGGACAAGGAAGGCGGACTCGATATCGACCGCATCCGCGCCATTGAAGCTATCACCGAGGTGCCGCTGGTGATCCACGGCGGCTCCGGCGTGCCGGTAGCGCAGCGCAAGATGCTGGCCCGCGAGTCGCGTATCTGCAAATTCAATATCGGCACCGAATTGCGCATGGCCTTTGGGGCCGCAATGCGCGATGCGGTGAATAGCGACCCGGACCGTTTCGACAGGGTAAGCATCCTGTCCGAGACCCATGATCCGGTCGTTGCTGCGGCGCGAAGCGTTCTTCGCGCCTTCAAGGGAGAGACACAATGTTGA
- the iolC gene encoding 5-dehydro-2-deoxygluconokinase has protein sequence MGHPSKTRSDLAGRNFLVIGRVGMDLCPTPAGTATADAQDMMVAMGGSSANIAAGLVKMGCRSSLVTSVSDDAVGWYCLNQLDHYGVDRTHVKRITGEYRTSLAVYESRVEDHQSVIYRNNAADFQMTIADVEAVDYSQYSALITAGTVFAAEPSRSATFRAFDLARAAGLPIIFDVDYRPYSWPSPEVAADVLSRAGAMSDIIVGNDEEFGFMAGGIDKGRAKARALAETSASVVVYKMGPKGAVTFADGQEIRTGIYPVDALKPTGAGDSFMAGFLASLSEGRPMKDAILRGSACASVVVAKPGCAPAMPDLAALEAFLATHPGATEL, from the coding sequence ATGGGTCACCCAAGCAAGACCCGCTCAGACCTGGCAGGTCGCAATTTTTTAGTCATAGGTCGGGTTGGCATGGACCTGTGCCCGACCCCTGCTGGCACTGCCACCGCTGATGCGCAGGACATGATGGTCGCCATGGGCGGCAGCAGCGCCAATATAGCGGCAGGGCTGGTCAAAATGGGGTGCAGATCCTCACTGGTCACCAGCGTGTCCGATGATGCCGTGGGGTGGTACTGCCTCAACCAGCTGGATCACTACGGTGTCGACCGGACTCACGTGAAACGCATCACCGGCGAGTATCGAACCTCGCTTGCGGTCTATGAAAGCCGGGTCGAAGACCACCAAAGCGTGATCTACCGCAACAACGCCGCCGATTTTCAGATGACCATCGCGGATGTGGAGGCGGTGGACTACAGCCAATACAGCGCACTGATCACCGCTGGCACGGTGTTTGCAGCCGAGCCATCACGCAGCGCCACCTTCCGCGCCTTCGACCTGGCCCGCGCGGCCGGGCTGCCGATCATCTTTGATGTGGACTACCGCCCCTATAGCTGGCCCTCACCTGAAGTGGCTGCTGATGTCCTGTCTCGCGCAGGCGCGATGTCCGATATCATTGTCGGCAATGACGAGGAATTCGGCTTCATGGCTGGCGGCATCGACAAAGGCCGCGCCAAAGCTCGCGCACTGGCGGAAACCAGCGCCTCTGTCGTGGTCTACAAGATGGGCCCCAAGGGCGCCGTCACCTTTGCTGATGGGCAGGAAATCCGCACCGGCATCTATCCCGTTGACGCGCTGAAACCAACCGGCGCCGGTGACAGTTTCATGGCCGGTTTTCTCGCCTCCCTCTCCGAAGGGCGTCCGATGAAGGATGCCATTCTACGTGGCTCGGCCTGTGCTTCCGTTGTGGTGGCCAAACCCGGCTGCGCCCCCGCCATGCCCGATCTTGCTGCGCTGGAGGCGTTTCTTGCAACGCACCCCGGCGCCACCGAACTTTGA
- a CDS encoding 5-deoxy-glucuronate isomerase, translating to MHIAPHDNQNKAIVEAENDLVPLNYFNIVKLTKGQTFEYQVPGYETCIVPATGTVDIEVEGLSYAGVGKRTVDVWDGEPEGVYIPVGAKVTITCTTDATETFIAGAKYDKVLEPFDVRAGGIDKVQYGSDDTKTHRKIKHILGQKQHDKVGRLLVSELFTVGQGGWSGFPAHKHDTDRKDADGNIIETRHDETYNFRFRPNHGSGVQILQREEGKPGDAYQLMDGSTIMIDKGYHPCAVMPGYEMYYFTILGGLSQRSLIQYFQPTHAYQVETIPGIKDMVAKFK from the coding sequence ATGCATATCGCCCCTCATGACAACCAGAACAAAGCCATTGTAGAGGCCGAAAACGACCTAGTGCCACTGAACTATTTTAACATCGTCAAACTGACCAAGGGCCAAACCTTTGAGTATCAGGTCCCAGGATATGAGACCTGCATCGTCCCCGCGACGGGCACTGTCGATATCGAGGTCGAAGGCCTGAGCTACGCAGGCGTCGGCAAGCGCACCGTCGACGTCTGGGATGGTGAGCCGGAGGGCGTCTATATTCCCGTCGGGGCCAAGGTGACCATCACCTGCACAACAGATGCGACCGAAACCTTCATCGCCGGGGCCAAATATGACAAGGTGCTGGAACCTTTTGACGTGCGCGCAGGCGGCATTGACAAGGTCCAATACGGTTCTGACGACACCAAGACCCACCGCAAGATTAAACATATCTTGGGTCAGAAACAGCACGACAAGGTCGGCCGCTTGCTGGTGTCGGAACTGTTCACTGTGGGTCAGGGCGGCTGGTCCGGCTTTCCGGCGCACAAGCACGACACCGATCGCAAGGACGCGGATGGCAACATCATCGAAACGCGCCACGACGAAACCTATAACTTCCGCTTCCGTCCCAACCACGGCTCTGGCGTCCAGATCCTGCAACGCGAAGAGGGCAAGCCGGGGGACGCTTATCAGTTGATGGATGGCTCCACGATCATGATCGACAAGGGCTATCACCCCTGCGCCGTGATGCCAGGATATGAGATGTATTATTTCACCATCCTTGGCGGTCTGAGCCAGCGCAGCCTGATCCAGTATTTCCAGCCGACCCATGCCTATCAGGTCGAAACGATCCCCGGCATCAAAGACATGGTGGCCAAGTTTAAATGA